From the genome of Rana temporaria chromosome 8, aRanTem1.1, whole genome shotgun sequence:
tgaggaacctcagactgtgcgggacggtgccggaccatcgtattcctcttatcctgaggaacctcagactgtgcgaggcggtgccgtccttccaacagataagaagTTTTCCTGTAATGAGTGCGGGAAACATTTTCGTTTTAAATCCAGCGTTAATGTCCATAAGAAATCTcatacaggtgagaagccgtattcgtgtcctgagtgcgggaaaagttttctACGTAAAGTAGGTCTCACTAAACATCAGAggactcacacgggggagaagccgtattcttgttctgagtgcgggaaaagcTTTTCAGATGAGTCCTATTTTTCCatacatcagaaatctcacacaggtgagaagccgtattcctgttctgagtgcgggaaatgttttctcCGTAAAGGAGATCTCACtaaacatcagaggtctcacacgggggagaagccgtatcccTGCCCCGAGTGCGGGAAGCGCTTTTCAGACGTGTcctatctttccatacatcagaaatctcacacaggcgagaagccgtattcctgctccgagtgcgggaaaagttttctGTGGAGATCCCAACATATCAGACATCAAATATGTCACACAGGCAAGAAGCCGTATTCGTGTGCTGAATGTGGGCAGTGCTATCTGAATAAATCGACACTTGTGACACATCAGAggacacacacgggggagaaaccatATCCCTGTCCTCAGTGCGGGAAACGTTTTTCAGacaagtcctatctttccaaacACCTGAAATGTCACATGGGGCAGAGGCCGCATCCCTGTTCTGAGTGCAAAAGAAGCTTTGCGCAGAAATCGGAACTTATCAGACATCTGAggactcacacgggggagaagccgtattgttGTTCTGACTGCGGGAAATGTTATTCGCTGAAGTCCAATCTTACCGTACACAAGAGGAGATCCCACTCAACCCCCAAAGGCGTATCGGtgtcccgagtgcgggaaatgtcttctatatgaGTCATGTTTTGCCGTACATCTGAgatctcatgtggggaagaagcacagctTGATATACCCCTCAGAAAACTCCATGGCCGATCTtcgtaatctaaaaaaaaaaaaaacagttcagtaATCCCGTCAGTGAAGTGTTGTATAGTGGTAGCTATTGATAGccgtagaaaaaatatatatcattacCGTTCATTGGTTGAGTATATTTTGTGGTGTAATCTTTCACAAACACTTAGGGGAtccatttataaaaagaaaatcgTTGGACGAATGTTATAAGTATTCGCCCAGCAATCACAGCCGTATTTTGCCTTCTATGTTGATTTCCTATGATCGCCAGCTCCACCCTGTGGCCATAAtgcgttttattttttcttgatatGAGGATAGGTGGAGCTGACCATCATAAGAGATCAACTAAGCAAAGTACGGTCAGAATTCGCGATGGCTGGGCGAATGCTTGTGACAATCATCCAATTAATTTTGTTATAAGGAGGCCCCTTTGTTTCCTTCATCAGGACTGGCCCCATTCAAATCACCGATAAATCATAATCATGAGTACAGCAAGCAATGGAGAGCACAAGTAAATTAAAGCAACTATAAGCAAGGGAGATTAGTTACGGGGACACAGGACGGTAGGGCAAGGGAGTTATTCACAAATGAGTCCAGGCAATAAAGTGGGGGTCCTTTTATTCCTTTAAAACCAAGGATCTCCAACCTCGGTCGGCCCTCCAGCTTTTTACGAAACtatacgtcccatgaggcatcatAAAACTCCCGATGACGTCAGTTATGACGAAACTAGAAGGGTGTAGTTTATGCTCAGTTACACCAAGCTAGTTTTGTATTGCGATCTGTTTTTCATCCAGGATTATTCTATCCATGCCTTGTTGGATTTGTGACATTTTATATCTTTAATAAACCATCGAGCTTCACAAATGAGTCCAGGCAATGAAGTGGAAGTCCTTTTATTCCTCTAgaaccagggatctccaaacaacGACCCTCTAGCTGTttacggaactacacatcccatgaggcattgtaaaactctcccGATGACGTCAGTTATGACGAAACTAGTAGGGTGGAGTTTATGCTCAGTTACACCAAGCTAGTTTGTATTGCGATCTGTTTTTCATCCAGAATTATTCTATCCATGCCTTGTTGGATTTGTGACATTTTATATCTTTAATAAACCATCGAGCTTCACAAATGAGTCCAGGCAATGAAGTGGAAGTCCTTTTATTCCTCTAgaaccagggatctccaaacaacGACCCTCTAGCTGTttacggaactacacatcccatgaggcattgtaaaactctcccGATGACGTCAGTTATGACGAAACTAGTAGGGTGGAGTTTATGCTCAGTTACACCAAGCTAGTTTGTATTGCGATCTGTTTTTCATCCAGAATTATTCTATCCATGCCTTGTTGGATTTgtgacattttatatttttaataaaccaTCGTGGTTCACAAATGAGTCCAGGCAATGAAGTGGAGGTCCTTTTATTCCTCTAgaaccagggatctccaaactttggccctccagctgtttacggaactacacgtcccatgaggcattgcgaaACTCTCCCGATGACGTCAGTTATGACGAAACTAGTAGGGTGGAGTTTATGCTCAGTTACACCAAGCTAGTTTGTATTGCGATCTGCAGATTGTTTTTTATCCAGGATTATTCTATCCATGAGAAGAAAAAATGAAGTGTAGCGCTAGAAGAAAAAACCCTATTAAGGGGTCTTTGTGTAATACAAAATATCAAATGTCCATATAAAcggcaaacattttttaaataaattaagagTCCATGACGAACTTCAATTCACCGAAGGTAGTGACTTTAATTACGACACAGTGATTGATAGATGATCCACCACCAATTGGTGAAAATTATGAGGCTTACCGGAGGGAACAGACCCAAGTAAGCATATACTTATCAGATCGTTCAAGCTTAAATGATGCCAAGGATCAAGATGTACTTCCAATGCTGAATAGTCAGTAGACCTCCTGGGACATCCTCATAGATAATGCAGTGATTTCACAAAAACCAATTGAATGGTACTAGTATATGTTCTCGATTTGCACCATCCGAGGGTATCACATTTGTGCAggtaaggaaaaaagaagaataaaagtGCACATAGCGTGATTCTCAATTATGGCTCCAGCGTGCAGGGAAAACCGATCCCGGTACCTACTTCCGGGTTGCGCCAGTATCCATGCCTTGTTGGATTTgtgacattttatatttttaataaaccaTCGAGCTTCACAAATGAGTCCAGGCAATGAAGTGGAGGTCGTTTTATTCCTCTAGAACCAAGGATCTCCAaactttggccctccagctgtttacggaactacacgtcccatgaggcattgtgaaaCTCACCTGATGACGTCAGTTATGACGAAACTAGTAGGGTAGAGTTTATGCTCAGTTACACTAAGCTAGTTTGTATTGCGATCTGTTTTTTCATCCAGGATTATTCTATCCATGCCTTGTTGGATTTgtgacattttatatttttaataaaccaTCGAGCTTCACAAATTAATCCAGGCAATGAAGTGGAAGTCCTTTTATTCCTCTAGAACCAAGGATCTCCAaactttggccctccagctgtttacgGAGCTACACATCCCATGGGGCATTGCGAAACTCTCCCGATGACGTCAGTTATGACGAAACTAGTAGGGTGGAGTTTATGCTCAGTTACACCAAGCTAGTTTGTATTGCGATCTGCAGATTGTTTTTTATCCATGAGAAGAAAAAATGAAGTGTAGCGCTAGAAGAAAAAACCCTATTAAGGGGTCTTTGTGTAATACAAAATATCAAATGTCCATATAaacagcaaacatttttaaaataaatttagaGTCCATGACGAACTTCAATTCACCGAAGGTAGTGACTTTAATTACGACACAGTGATTGATAGATGATCCACCACCAATTGGTGAAAATTATGAGGCTTACCGGAGGGAACAGACCCAAGTAAGCATATACCTATCAGGTCGTTCAAGCTTAAATGATGCCAAGGATCAAGAATGTACTTCAAATGCTGAATAGTCAGTAGACTTCCTGGGACATCCTCATAGATAATGCAGTGATTTCACAAAAAACAATTGAATGGTACTAGTATATGTTCTCAAGTGATGATTTGCACCATCCGAGGGTATCACATTTGTGCAcgtaaggaaaaaagaagaataaaagtGCACATAGCGTGATTCTCAATTATGGCTCCAGCGTGCAGGGAAAACCGATCCCGGTACCTACTTCCGGGTTGCGCCAGTATCCATGCCTTGTTGGATTTgtgacattttatatttttaataaaccaTCGAGCTTCACAAATGAGTCCAGGCAATGAAGTGGAGGTCGTTTTATTCCTCTAgaaccagggatctccaaactttggccctccagctgctgcagaactacacgtcccatgaggcattgtaaaactcaccCGATGACGTCAGTTATGACGAAACTAGTAGGGTGGAGTTTATGTTCAGTTACACTAAGCTAGTTTGTATTGCGATCTGTTTTTTCATCCAGGATTATTCTATCCATGCCTTGTTGGATTTgtgacattttatatttttattaaaccaTCAAGCTTCACAAATGAGTCCAGGCAATGAAGTGGAGGTCCTTTTATTCCTCTAgaaccagggatctccaaactttggctctccagctgtttacggaactacacgtcccatgaggcattgtgaaaCTCACCTGATGACGTCAGTTATGACGAAACTAGTAGGGTGGAGTTTATGTTCAGTTACACCAAGCTAGTTTTGCATTGCGATCTGCAGATTGTTTTTGATActctgcattgtcaccctgtcaaAAAGTTACATAggcttgtgtgttttttcaaccagactagctATCTAGTTAGGGGGCTGCAAGGAATCATGCTGACACACAATGGGCAGGAATGGTCCACCAACGTCACCCTCTGGTAGCTGGTCCGGGACAATGACATGCAGCTGATATTGTAGAgaggaggagatcagcagcaccgaGATGGAAGAAATCACGGTGATCGTATGTGATAATAACACATCGTACAGAGCAAACTATACATCAGTCGTGGTTTATGTCTACTTTAATAAACAGTCATGTTGTATTTAGCGACTCTCGTGTGACTTGTCTCTATGATGTAGGATTCTCCTCCCCCTCTAGGAGATGGTGAG
Proteins encoded in this window:
- the LOC120909743 gene encoding gastrula zinc finger protein XlCGF17.1-like codes for the protein AGPSYSSYPEEPQTVRGGAVLPTDKKFSCNECGKHFRFKSSVNVHKKSHTGEKPYSCPECGKSFLRKVGLTKHQRTHTGEKPYSCSECGKSFSDESYFSIHQKSHTGEKPYSCSECGKCFLRKGDLTKHQRSHTGEKPYPCPECGKRFSDVSYLSIHQKSHTGEKPYSCSECGKSFLWRSQHIRHQICHTGKKPYSCAECGQCYLNKSTLVTHQRTHTGEKPYPCPQCGKRFSDKSYLSKHLKCHMGQRPHPCSECKRSFAQKSELIRHLRTHTGEKPYCCSDCGKCYSLKSNLTVHKRRSHSTPKGVSVSRVREMSSI